The following proteins come from a genomic window of Megalops cyprinoides isolate fMegCyp1 chromosome 6, fMegCyp1.pri, whole genome shotgun sequence:
- the LOC118778756 gene encoding dual specificity phosphatase DUPD1-like: MAAPLSSETRRGVCVWASAPPEEPEEEYCTPGGYELEKILTRGPGVAYTRVNEVWPNVYIGDEMTARKRFQLQTMGVTHILNAAESSRNGVDTGPDYYSDTNIQYYGIEADDVPTFDLSRFFYPAAEYIHHVLSHPDNKLLVHCVMGRSRSATLFLAYLMIYHSMTVVDAIRHVRSRRRILPNWGFLKQLRQLDVQLQEQRRCAGNQGDNDTGENQPSASE; encoded by the exons ATGGCAGCTCCTCTGAGCTCAGAGACAcgcagaggggtgtgtgtttgggcgTCGGCGCCCCCGGAGGAGCCAGAGGAGGAATACTGCACGCCCGGAGGGTACGAGCTAGAGAAGATCCTCACACGCGGGCCCGGTGTGGCCTACACACGTGTCAACGAGGTCTGGCCCAATGTCTACATCGGAGACGA GATGACGGCGCGGAAGCGCTTTCAGCTGCAGACGATGGGCGTGACCCACATCCTGAACGCGGCGGAGAGCAGCCGGAATGGCGTCGACACCGGCCCTGACTACTACAGCGACACCAACATCCAGTACTACGGGATCGAGGCCGACGACGTCCCCACGTTTGACCTCAGCAGATTCTTCTACCCAGCTGCCGAGTACATCCACCACGTGCTCAGCCACCCCGACA ATAAgctcctggtgcactgtgtgatggGCCGGAGCCGGTCGGCCACGCTCTTCCTCGCCTACCTCATGATCTACCACAGCATGACGGTGGTGGACGCCATCCGGCACGTGAGGAGCCGCCGGCGGATCCTGCCCAACTGGGGCTTCCTGAAGCAGCTGCGGCAGCTGGAcgtgcagctgcaggagcagcgGCGTTGCGCGGGAAACCAAGGCGACAACGACACCGGCGAAAATCAACCATCAGCCTCGGAATGA